A part of Dasypus novemcinctus isolate mDasNov1 chromosome 5, mDasNov1.1.hap2, whole genome shotgun sequence genomic DNA contains:
- the GPR85 gene encoding probable G-protein coupled receptor 85: protein MANYSHAADNILQNLSPLTAFLKLTSLGFIIGVSVVGNLLISILLVKDKTLHRAPYYFLLDLCCSDILRSAICFPFVFNSVKNGSTWTYGTLTCKVIAFLGVLSCFHTAFMLFCISVTRYLAIAHHRFYTKRLTFWTCLAVICMVWTLSVAMAFPPVLDVGTYSFIREEDQCTFQHRSFRANDSLGFMLLLALILLATQLVYLKLIFFVHDRRKMKPVQFVAAVSQNWTFHGPGASGQAAANWLAGFGRGPTPPTLLGIRQNANTTGRRRLLVLDEFKMEKRISRMFYIMTFLFLTLWGPYLVACYWRVFARGPVVPGGFLTAAVWMSFAQAGINPFVCIFSNRELRRCFSTTLLYCRKSRLPREPYCVI from the coding sequence ATGGCGAACTATagccatgcagctgacaacattTTGCAAAATCTCTCTCCTCTAACAGCCTTTCTGAAACTGACTTCCTTGGGTTTCATAATAGGAGTCAGTGTGGTGGGCAACCTTCTGATCTCCATTTTGCTAGTAAAAGATAAGACCTTGCATAGAGCACCTTACTACTTCCTGTTGGATCTTTGCTGTTCAGATATCCTCAGATCTGCAATTTGTTTCCCATTTGTATTCAACTCTGTCAAAAATGGCTCTACCTGGACTTATGGGACTTTGACTTGCAAAGTGATTGCCTTTCTGGGGGTTTTGTCCTGTTTCCACACTGCTTTCATGCTGTTCTGCATCAGTGTCACCAGATACTTAGCTATTGCCCACCATCGCTTCTATACAAAAAGGCTGACCTTTTGGACGTGTCTGGCTGTGATCTGCATGGTGTGGACTCTGTCTGTGGCCATGGCATTCCCCCCAGTTTTAGATGTGGGCACTTACTCATTCATTAGGGAAGAAGATCAATGCACCTTCCAACACCGCTCCTTCAGGGCTAATGATTCCTTAGGATTTATGCTGCTCCTTGCTCTCATTCTCCTAGCCACACAGCTTGTCTACCTCAAGCTGATATTCTTTGTCCATGATCGAAGGAAAATGAAGCCAGTCCAGTTTGTAGCAGCAGTCAGCCAGAACTGGACTTTTCATGGCCCTGGAGCTAGTGGCCAAGCAGCTGCCAATTGGCTTGCGGGATTTGGAAGGGGTCCTACACCACCCACCTTGCTGGGCATCAGGCAAAACGCAAACACAACGGGCAGAAGAAGGCTTTTGGTCTTAGACGagttcaaaatggaaaaaagaatcaGCAGAATGTTCTATATAATGACTTTTCTCTTTCTAACCTTGTGGGGCCCCTACCTGGTGGCCTGTTATTGGAGAGTTTTTGCAAGAGGGCCTGTAGTACCAGGGGGATTTCTAACAGCCGCTGTCTGGATGAGTTTTGCCCAAGCAGGAATCAATCCTTTTGTCTGCATTTTCTCCAACAGAGAGCTGAGGCGCTGTTTCAGCACAACCCTTCTTTACTGCAGAAAATCCAGGTTACCAAGGGAACCTTACTGTGTTATATGA